From Pseudoalteromonas viridis, one genomic window encodes:
- a CDS encoding acyl-CoA thioesterase: MTFDQLISQPALQNAQAQLSLPASWGQGRTVFGGLSAALMLQSMLHQLTEQDRRLLSFSCNFVGPLLSEEPFELSTQLLRSGKNATQMQTTITQNDQVCLVALACFGKPRTSAITVPAEDTCTLTKLNDKQTLPYIDGVMPAFIQHIDLNLQQGALPFSSASSSNIGGWMKFKAPAEPNLSVLHLLALADAWPPTLLQLCKGPTPASSMSWYIEFLDDIALPGDEWFAMEAVTHQAEHGYAIEDAKLFSQDGKLLALSRQTVAVFDS, translated from the coding sequence ATGACATTTGATCAGCTTATTTCTCAGCCTGCCTTGCAAAACGCGCAGGCCCAACTTTCGTTACCAGCCAGCTGGGGCCAAGGCAGAACGGTGTTTGGCGGTCTTTCAGCGGCCCTGATGCTGCAAAGCATGTTGCATCAACTCACAGAGCAAGACAGACGCCTGCTTTCTTTTAGCTGTAATTTTGTTGGCCCGCTGTTGAGTGAAGAACCATTTGAGCTCAGCACGCAGCTGCTCAGATCAGGCAAAAATGCCACTCAAATGCAAACCACCATTACTCAGAATGACCAGGTCTGCCTTGTTGCACTGGCTTGTTTTGGTAAACCTCGTACATCGGCAATCACAGTACCCGCCGAAGATACCTGTACCTTAACAAAGCTCAATGACAAGCAAACGCTGCCTTATATAGACGGAGTAATGCCAGCCTTTATTCAGCACATCGACCTTAATCTGCAACAAGGCGCCCTGCCTTTTAGCTCGGCAAGCTCGAGTAACATAGGTGGTTGGATGAAATTCAAGGCACCTGCCGAGCCAAACTTATCAGTACTACATTTACTTGCACTGGCCGATGCCTGGCCACCCACATTGCTGCAATTGTGTAAAGGACCAACGCCTGCGAGCAGCATGTCTTGGTATATCGAGTTTTTAGATGATATTGCATTGCCGGGTGATGAGTGGTTTGCAATGGAGGCGGTGACACACCAGGCCGAGCATGGTTATGCCATTGAAGATGCTAAGCTCTTCTCACAGGACGGTAAACTGCTGGCACTGAGTAGGCAAACGGTCGCTGTATTTGACAGTTGA
- the ushA gene encoding bifunctional UDP-sugar hydrolase/5'-nucleotidase UshA, whose product MRFIIPSLLALSLTACYSTQQSTIQTADDTVRYLTVLHTNDHHGRFWHNEDGEYGMAARKTLLDQLRAQAHAKGHSVVLLSGGDINTGVPESDLQHAEPDFKGMSLLGYDAMAIGNHEFDNPLDVLDKQIGWSNFPLLSANILHKHNGEPAYQPYTVIEKQGLKIAIIGLTTVDTVKIANPEFVGGLDFVDPAPITAQLSEQIKAKYRPDVTIAVTHMGHYHDAAFGINAPGDVTLARNVPAGTLDMIIGGHSQEPVCIDENGEEDSAYVPGKACQPDQQNGIWIMQAHEWGKYVGKAVFKISQGEKTLQSYELLPVNLKNEQGQWATNYIEHDSEIKAFLAPYQKAGESKISGAVGEVDAFLDGRRNTVRFKQSPLGDLVIKAQMAAVGADFGLISGGGIRASIKAGEVSYKDILKVHPFRNRITYIDWRGEQLIDYLSVVSRFPPDSGAYLQYHGIEFDIQGDKLTNLKIQGQPVEPGKTYRMSINSYNAAGGDGYPVLTELPGFTATDSTDAQVLKDYIERHSPIKRSAL is encoded by the coding sequence ATGCGCTTTATCATACCTTCGCTTTTAGCGCTGTCGCTGACAGCTTGCTACTCTACACAACAATCAACAATCCAAACCGCAGATGACACCGTCCGCTACCTCACGGTACTACACACCAATGACCATCATGGTCGTTTCTGGCACAATGAAGACGGTGAATATGGTATGGCAGCAAGGAAAACCTTGCTGGATCAACTTAGAGCACAAGCTCACGCCAAAGGCCACAGTGTGGTATTACTCTCAGGAGGTGATATCAATACAGGCGTACCAGAATCTGACCTGCAACATGCTGAGCCTGACTTTAAGGGCATGAGCCTGCTTGGCTATGATGCCATGGCCATCGGCAACCATGAGTTTGACAACCCGCTGGATGTGCTGGATAAGCAAATTGGCTGGTCCAACTTTCCACTGCTGTCGGCCAATATTTTACATAAGCACAATGGTGAGCCTGCCTATCAGCCTTATACTGTCATCGAAAAGCAAGGGCTAAAAATCGCCATCATTGGCTTAACCACAGTTGATACTGTGAAAATCGCTAATCCAGAGTTTGTTGGTGGCCTGGATTTCGTTGACCCAGCCCCCATCACGGCGCAGCTATCCGAGCAAATCAAAGCGAAATATCGCCCGGACGTCACAATTGCGGTCACTCACATGGGCCATTATCATGATGCCGCTTTCGGTATTAACGCACCGGGTGATGTCACGCTTGCGCGCAATGTCCCGGCCGGCACACTGGATATGATCATCGGAGGCCACTCGCAAGAACCTGTCTGTATTGACGAAAACGGCGAAGAAGACAGTGCATATGTGCCTGGTAAAGCCTGTCAACCAGACCAGCAAAACGGCATCTGGATCATGCAGGCACATGAGTGGGGCAAATACGTAGGTAAGGCCGTTTTTAAGATTTCCCAAGGCGAAAAAACGTTACAAAGCTACGAATTATTACCCGTTAACCTCAAAAATGAGCAAGGACAATGGGCAACCAACTATATCGAACATGACTCTGAAATAAAGGCCTTCCTCGCACCTTATCAAAAAGCCGGTGAGAGCAAAATTTCAGGTGCCGTTGGCGAAGTAGACGCCTTTTTGGATGGCCGCAGAAACACCGTGCGTTTCAAGCAAAGTCCGCTGGGTGACTTAGTGATCAAGGCCCAAATGGCCGCGGTTGGCGCCGACTTTGGCCTTATCAGTGGAGGCGGAATACGTGCCAGCATCAAAGCAGGAGAAGTAAGCTACAAGGATATTCTGAAGGTGCACCCTTTTAGAAATCGCATCACCTATATCGACTGGCGTGGTGAACAGCTGATTGACTATCTCTCTGTGGTCAGTCGTTTCCCGCCGGATTCTGGCGCTTACTTGCAGTATCACGGTATTGAGTTCGATATTCAGGGAGACAAGTTAACTAACCTGAAAATTCAAGGACAGCCTGTTGAGCCTGGCAAAACCTATCGCATGAGTATTAATAGTTACAATGCAGCAGGTGGAGACGGTTACCCGGTATTAACGGAATTACCCGGTTTCACAGCAACCGATAGCACAGATGCTCAGGTTCTCAAAGACTACATTGAACGGCACTCTCCTATCAAACGTTCTGCGCTGTAA
- the pqiB gene encoding intermembrane transport protein PqiB has translation MNKEAHIEPKPRLSVIWIVPLLAVLITGWMLYQHQQNKGHQIYIKMKNADGVIAGKTEIRVRSVKIGIVEELRLQVEHKAVVATVRIDKHYDNLLTQDAKFWIVKPRIDQSGISGLNTLLSGVYIELLPGESKQRTSLYTLQEQPALISTDIEGLRYQLSSTSGEVLDVGTGIFFRNYHVGQIESAVFNTDSLQMEYGIFIHSPYDKLITHNAIFWINSGVELSLTSEGINVNTGSLAKMIKGGISVDYPPGQSAGEPAAEDKAFTLHQNFAVALERRFDLFDHYLVEFEQSIRGLKPGAPVEYRGMRIGTVEQVPARLERNGQPLYFQQGNTSIPVLIKIEYGRIYEVDAKAKQYWQENIEQWIKNGLRASLKSGNILTGAVYIELDFYNSTPQTSLGMNFAYPVLPSVPSGFTALSEQVMALLNKLNKLPLDNSLIEAQRTMQAFSALAAETQALVNSFNTTKVSEKVEKNLTQLQGTLAQLTASLKQFEKTLNNYQKGSGMVEQLTDTLQELESLSNSLKPVSKGLNEQPNMLLFDKEIQADPEPRKQR, from the coding sequence ATGAATAAAGAAGCGCATATCGAGCCCAAGCCCAGGCTTTCTGTAATTTGGATAGTGCCCTTACTGGCCGTTCTGATCACTGGCTGGATGCTATATCAGCACCAGCAAAATAAGGGCCACCAAATCTACATAAAAATGAAAAACGCCGATGGTGTTATCGCTGGCAAAACCGAGATTAGAGTGCGCAGTGTTAAAATCGGCATTGTCGAAGAGTTGCGTCTGCAAGTTGAGCACAAAGCCGTGGTCGCAACAGTGCGCATAGATAAACACTATGACAACCTGCTAACGCAGGACGCCAAATTCTGGATAGTGAAGCCGCGCATTGATCAGTCAGGGATCAGTGGGCTAAACACGCTGCTATCCGGTGTTTATATTGAGTTACTGCCGGGGGAGAGCAAACAGCGAACCAGCCTTTACACACTTCAGGAGCAACCTGCGCTGATCTCTACCGATATAGAAGGCTTGCGTTATCAGCTTAGCTCCACCAGTGGAGAAGTGTTAGATGTCGGTACGGGGATCTTTTTTCGTAATTATCACGTTGGTCAGATAGAAAGTGCCGTGTTCAATACAGACTCCTTACAGATGGAATATGGTATTTTTATCCACTCTCCTTATGACAAGCTCATCACCCACAATGCCATTTTCTGGATAAACTCAGGTGTCGAGTTGTCTCTGACCAGTGAAGGGATTAATGTCAACACGGGATCACTTGCCAAAATGATTAAAGGTGGGATCTCAGTAGATTACCCACCAGGCCAAAGTGCCGGAGAACCCGCCGCTGAAGATAAAGCCTTTACACTGCATCAGAATTTTGCCGTTGCGCTGGAAAGGCGTTTTGATTTGTTTGACCACTACTTGGTAGAATTTGAACAATCTATTCGAGGCCTGAAGCCAGGCGCACCGGTTGAATACCGGGGTATGAGAATAGGCACAGTCGAGCAAGTGCCAGCCAGGTTAGAGCGCAATGGGCAACCGCTCTACTTTCAGCAGGGTAACACCTCCATCCCGGTGCTAATCAAAATCGAGTATGGACGCATTTATGAAGTTGATGCAAAGGCCAAACAATACTGGCAAGAAAATATAGAACAATGGATTAAAAATGGCCTAAGAGCATCACTAAAAAGTGGTAATATTTTAACAGGTGCGGTATATATAGAACTTGATTTTTACAACTCAACCCCTCAGACCAGTTTAGGTATGAATTTCGCTTACCCCGTGTTACCAAGCGTTCCGAGTGGGTTTACGGCTTTATCTGAGCAAGTCATGGCCTTGTTGAACAAACTTAACAAACTGCCATTAGACAACTCGCTCATCGAGGCACAAAGAACAATGCAGGCGTTTAGTGCATTAGCAGCCGAAACGCAGGCACTAGTAAATAGTTTCAACACAACGAAAGTATCAGAGAAAGTGGAAAAGAATTTAACACAACTACAAGGAACGCTGGCGCAACTCACAGCGAGTCTGAAACAATTTGAGAAAACGCTCAACAACTATCAAAAAGGCTCCGGCATGGTTGAGCAACTGACAGATACTCTGCAAGAGCTGGAGAGCCTGAGCAATTCACTCAAACCCGTTTCAAAAGGGCTGAACGAGCAACCTAACATGCTGTTGTTCGACAAAGAAATACAAGCCGATCCAGAACCCAGGAAGCAGCGCTAA
- a CDS encoding paraquat-inducible protein A, giving the protein MIVACQHCDFLVSIQDLGEQQRAVCPHCGNVLATTVRNYTQWIAAFSLSSIIFLLLSLQPHFISYSQHGLKQTISLLAAIMQLAEHYSVFLAALLSTSILILPLLASTLILLVHTPVWQKLNPHNARAVAKFIMALRPLNLADIFLVAVLISAFKLTTFAEIEVGLGFWAYILFVLCFIETLSLLSQHQLWQLQQAHFTPTIEHCAKRASTQNLKQCHVCQQISRSEHCPRCLAKLRYRKNNSVARSAAWMLTSLVFMVPALSFPIMDTINLGLHTPATIYSGVEVLWQNGSYPIAIVIFIASICIPLLKAGTLFYLLYRVRHPVNPKVTAKFYRALEAVGKWSMIDVFVVILLVSLVQLGTVLSVEPQPGIVFFTAMVICQIFAVNNFDPRLLWDSLNKYE; this is encoded by the coding sequence GTGATAGTTGCCTGTCAGCATTGTGATTTTTTAGTATCCATACAAGATTTGGGCGAGCAGCAACGCGCTGTTTGCCCGCACTGTGGCAATGTGCTGGCCACCACTGTGCGCAACTATACTCAATGGATAGCCGCATTTAGCCTGTCCTCTATTATTTTTTTACTGCTGAGCCTGCAACCACACTTTATTTCTTACTCGCAGCACGGTCTTAAGCAAACCATCAGTTTGCTGGCGGCCATTATGCAACTTGCCGAACACTATAGTGTGTTTTTAGCTGCGTTATTAAGTACCAGTATCCTGATATTGCCCCTCTTAGCCAGTACCCTTATTCTGTTAGTACATACACCCGTATGGCAAAAGCTAAACCCACACAACGCCCGGGCAGTCGCTAAGTTTATTATGGCGCTGCGACCACTCAACCTGGCCGACATTTTCCTGGTTGCCGTGCTGATCAGTGCGTTTAAGCTAACCACTTTTGCCGAAATCGAAGTGGGCCTTGGCTTTTGGGCATATATTTTGTTCGTACTATGCTTTATTGAAACCCTGTCTTTGCTGAGTCAGCATCAGCTATGGCAACTGCAGCAAGCCCATTTTACCCCCACGATTGAGCACTGCGCCAAACGCGCCAGTACCCAGAACCTAAAACAATGTCATGTGTGTCAGCAGATCAGTCGCAGTGAGCACTGCCCGCGCTGCCTGGCCAAATTACGTTACCGTAAAAATAATTCTGTGGCGCGCAGCGCCGCCTGGATGCTCACCTCTTTGGTGTTTATGGTGCCCGCTCTGTCTTTTCCGATCATGGATACCATTAACCTGGGGCTACACACCCCGGCAACCATTTATAGTGGCGTAGAGGTGCTGTGGCAAAATGGCTCCTATCCCATCGCAATTGTGATTTTTATTGCCAGCATCTGCATTCCTCTGTTAAAAGCGGGTACGCTGTTTTATTTACTATATCGAGTGAGGCATCCGGTTAATCCAAAAGTGACCGCCAAATTTTACCGCGCGCTTGAGGCGGTGGGAAAATGGTCTATGATTGACGTTTTTGTCGTGATCCTCTTGGTTTCTCTTGTACAGCTTGGTACTGTACTGAGCGTAGAGCCACAGCCGGGTATCGTCTTTTTTACCGCCATGGTCATTTGTCAAATCTTCGCTGTGAACAATTTTGACCCTCGTTTACTTTGGGACTCTTTAAATAAATATGAATAA
- a CDS encoding insulinase family protein: protein MKKTMIVASITLALLSGCVATQHGAGQASTVAEATALVVSPNDNRQYKTLTLSNGIEVILVSDPEVEKSAAALSVGVGLLHDPMSQQGMAHYLEHMLFLGTERFPDTQGYKDFMSRNGGSHNAYTWLDITNYMFKVNNQAYDEALDRFSDFFKAPKLYPEYTEKEKSAVNAEWSMRRELDFFGQYKLSRSMMGTHPANRFLIGNLETLGDKPGSNLHQETVAFYNKYYSSNIMKLAMISNLPLSEMVEKAQRHFASIENKEIDKPEVDAGLDFSRLGKKRIHYVPNEDVKTLKLDFTITNNRDEFAFKPNYFVTYLLSNEMQGSPAQVLKQKGWISELTASASPDLYGNYGTLSVDIQLTDLGMQHREQAVAIVMQYIRLIKEQGIDAKYFKEIKTALANQFRFLERGDEFGYVSSLADSMQKYPLNNAINAPYYFADFNEQAVKDVLAQLNPGRLRVWYISKQEPHDQQLHFYDGRYKVVDIPQQEIASWQAEPAPELALPSVNRLLPEQFDIVTQDEASKTVNKVYQDNSVAVWQKTSDKYSEQPKGRLQVHINSPLTLDSVQVQVAAALWADLYAIDKAKLQTEAAVAGMGMRMSVNNGLLLTLSGFTDKQGVLLAQSLEGLKVQPTAKQLDQAIDRFVRDIQNQRQQFPFYQAFGRYQSLVRSGNFDEEIQIEAATKMTLDTFLEAQNALLNHHTVRIFGYGNYNKDFLAEVVKKVKGTLNKPAEHNDYVRARFLQPQAKQTLVWQQDSETADVAIVDMFVHPHPGYPQKAAALILKSHLSSHLFNALRTEEQLAYAVGAVAQSIDEYSALGFYIQTPVLDVQSMQVRFDRYRQEYAQALEALDEETFEQLKQAALLSLKEVPKNLSEESQPILSDWYRDNLAFDSKAKLIAATEQVTLADIQSYYQQSMLNADAARLNVQIRGKKFADKPFATLENEVKINSLTELYKKARFE, encoded by the coding sequence ATGAAAAAAACTATGATAGTGGCCAGTATCACACTGGCATTGTTATCCGGATGTGTCGCAACTCAGCACGGAGCCGGTCAGGCATCGACGGTTGCTGAAGCAACAGCGCTTGTTGTCAGCCCAAATGATAACCGACAATATAAAACGCTAACGTTATCGAATGGCATTGAGGTTATTCTTGTCTCTGATCCTGAAGTTGAGAAGTCAGCAGCTGCGTTAAGTGTGGGTGTTGGATTGCTGCACGATCCGATGTCGCAGCAGGGCATGGCGCATTATTTGGAGCATATGTTGTTTTTGGGAACGGAGCGCTTTCCCGACACTCAGGGCTACAAAGACTTTATGAGCCGTAATGGTGGCTCTCATAATGCCTATACCTGGCTAGATATTACTAACTACATGTTCAAAGTAAACAATCAGGCATACGATGAGGCGCTCGATCGCTTTTCCGACTTCTTTAAGGCACCCAAGCTATATCCCGAATACACAGAAAAAGAGAAGAGTGCGGTGAATGCGGAATGGTCCATGCGTCGTGAATTAGACTTCTTCGGACAGTATAAGTTGTCGCGCAGTATGATGGGCACACACCCCGCAAATCGGTTTTTGATAGGTAATTTGGAAACCCTGGGCGACAAACCCGGCAGCAACTTACATCAGGAAACCGTCGCTTTTTACAACAAATACTACTCTTCAAACATCATGAAGCTGGCGATGATATCCAATTTGCCACTCTCCGAAATGGTTGAAAAGGCACAGCGACACTTTGCTTCGATAGAAAATAAAGAAATCGATAAGCCCGAGGTTGATGCCGGGTTAGACTTTTCGAGATTGGGCAAAAAGCGTATCCATTACGTGCCGAACGAAGACGTGAAAACATTGAAGCTGGACTTCACGATTACCAACAATCGCGACGAATTTGCGTTTAAGCCGAATTATTTTGTCACTTACCTGCTGAGTAACGAAATGCAGGGCAGTCCGGCACAAGTCCTAAAACAAAAAGGCTGGATCTCTGAGCTAACGGCCAGCGCATCGCCGGATCTGTACGGCAACTATGGTACCTTGTCGGTCGATATCCAATTGACAGATCTGGGCATGCAGCATCGTGAACAGGCTGTTGCTATCGTGATGCAATATATTCGACTGATCAAAGAGCAGGGGATCGACGCTAAGTACTTTAAAGAGATAAAAACCGCGCTTGCCAACCAGTTTCGTTTCTTAGAGCGTGGTGATGAATTTGGTTACGTATCAAGTCTTGCAGACAGCATGCAAAAGTATCCGCTAAATAATGCGATTAACGCGCCATATTATTTTGCTGATTTTAACGAGCAAGCAGTCAAAGATGTACTGGCACAATTAAATCCCGGGCGTCTGCGTGTCTGGTATATCAGCAAACAAGAGCCACACGACCAGCAATTACACTTTTATGACGGCCGTTATAAGGTCGTGGACATTCCACAGCAAGAAATCGCGTCCTGGCAGGCTGAGCCGGCCCCAGAGTTGGCGCTACCGAGCGTAAACCGCTTGCTACCGGAGCAGTTTGATATCGTCACTCAGGACGAGGCATCCAAAACGGTTAACAAGGTTTATCAGGATAATTCGGTGGCTGTTTGGCAAAAAACCAGTGATAAATACAGCGAACAACCCAAGGGGCGCTTGCAAGTTCATATTAATTCTCCGCTTACTTTAGACAGTGTGCAGGTGCAAGTGGCAGCAGCACTTTGGGCAGATCTCTACGCGATAGACAAAGCTAAACTGCAAACGGAAGCCGCGGTCGCCGGCATGGGGATGCGTATGAGTGTCAACAACGGCTTATTACTGACATTGTCAGGGTTTACAGATAAGCAGGGCGTCCTGTTGGCTCAGTCGTTAGAAGGCTTGAAAGTACAACCTACTGCCAAACAGCTCGACCAAGCCATCGACCGATTTGTCCGTGATATTCAAAATCAGCGCCAACAGTTTCCTTTTTATCAGGCATTTGGCCGATATCAGTCCTTGGTTCGCTCCGGGAATTTTGATGAAGAAATTCAGATAGAAGCTGCCACTAAAATGACCCTGGATACCTTCTTAGAAGCTCAGAATGCACTATTAAATCATCACACTGTACGTATTTTTGGTTACGGTAACTACAACAAAGACTTCCTTGCAGAAGTAGTAAAAAAGGTAAAAGGCACGCTTAACAAGCCGGCAGAGCATAATGACTATGTGAGAGCGCGTTTTTTGCAGCCACAGGCCAAACAAACCTTGGTGTGGCAGCAGGACAGTGAAACCGCGGATGTCGCGATTGTTGATATGTTTGTGCACCCACATCCTGGATATCCGCAAAAAGCGGCGGCGCTGATCTTAAAGTCTCATCTGAGCAGTCACTTGTTTAATGCTCTGCGCACCGAAGAACAACTCGCCTATGCGGTTGGGGCTGTCGCTCAGAGTATTGATGAATACTCTGCATTAGGGTTTTATATTCAGACGCCGGTGTTAGATGTCCAGTCAATGCAGGTAAGATTTGACCGCTATCGTCAGGAGTACGCCCAGGCACTTGAAGCACTCGATGAAGAGACCTTTGAACAACTCAAGCAGGCTGCACTATTGTCTCTTAAGGAAGTGCCTAAAAACCTGTCAGAAGAGTCTCAGCCTATTTTGAGCGACTGGTATCGCGATAACTTAGCGTTTGATTCAAAAGCCAAGCTAATTGCTGCAACGGAGCAAGTAACACTGGCGGATATTCAGTCTTATTATCAGCAGAGTATGCTTAATGCCGATGCAGCCAGGTTGAATGTGCAGATCCGGGGTAAGAAGTTTGCCGACAAGCCCTTTGCTACTTTGGAAAATGAAGTAAAAATCAATTCGCTGACGGAGCTTTATAAAAAAGCGCGTTTTGAGTAA
- a CDS encoding PqiC family protein, with amino-acid sequence MKAVIGLLVIFLAGCTGSKPTQYQYYRFDSTPVTSGQTSDADTEPTHKTNTHRVYVDQVNIIGMADQQPLIQYVTQHKVHIANYHYWAEHPKLLLTKETLSSLNNAGFSPVISAHASDIKPGDYRLLIEVSDLAGHYQRGAILKGAWHLYQITENGNELRHVRHFEFKSALSQDGFNALVSAHQKNWRKLMEQLHTELRR; translated from the coding sequence ATGAAGGCCGTCATTGGGTTATTGGTTATCTTTTTGGCAGGCTGCACCGGCTCCAAACCGACCCAGTATCAATATTACCGATTTGACTCAACTCCTGTCACATCGGGCCAAACCAGTGACGCAGACACAGAGCCTACTCACAAGACCAATACGCATCGGGTCTATGTAGATCAGGTAAATATCATAGGCATGGCTGATCAGCAGCCGCTTATCCAATACGTCACGCAACATAAAGTGCACATTGCCAATTACCATTACTGGGCAGAGCACCCAAAGCTGTTGCTAACCAAAGAAACACTCAGTTCCCTGAATAATGCGGGCTTCTCCCCAGTGATCTCAGCCCATGCCAGCGATATCAAACCTGGCGACTACAGATTACTTATTGAAGTGTCTGATCTGGCGGGTCACTATCAGCGAGGCGCCATTTTAAAAGGCGCCTGGCACTTATATCAAATCACAGAAAACGGTAACGAATTGCGCCATGTCAGACACTTTGAATTTAAGTCTGCACTCTCACAAGATGGCTTTAATGCTTTGGTCTCAGCCCATCAGAAAAACTGGCGTAAGTTAATGGAACAATTGCATACAGAATTGCGCCGGTAA
- a CDS encoding PhnD/SsuA/transferrin family substrate-binding protein: protein MAVFRVHVPVEPLARRLAPALCGDDVVAKQYGQVEVRYSGELAEQIDYIAKGLADLTLSKDNVMAALKAQSTYNYMPVVGYPTYTAFFISTREKPRLDKAYFLDKKIGLLDYPTSRSGHIIPKQMFKRLDLDMRVLDIQYVSSHQVLREKLSSGELDIIATYWQESDESRFSANYITPIGENISGSRWYMKMDVDNTDLACALQQQLQQVAKNNGSSYFDELDLYWQCNELPVYFLGETDES, encoded by the coding sequence ATGGCTGTTTTTAGGGTTCATGTTCCGGTCGAGCCTCTGGCTCGCAGACTCGCGCCTGCATTGTGCGGCGACGATGTGGTCGCAAAGCAGTATGGGCAAGTGGAAGTGCGTTATAGTGGTGAGTTAGCTGAACAAATCGACTATATCGCAAAGGGGCTCGCAGATCTGACTTTGTCTAAAGATAACGTTATGGCAGCGCTAAAAGCTCAGTCTACATACAATTACATGCCAGTCGTGGGCTATCCGACCTATACCGCCTTTTTTATCTCAACGCGCGAAAAGCCAAGATTAGACAAAGCCTATTTTTTGGATAAAAAAATTGGTCTGTTGGATTATCCCACCAGTCGTTCGGGTCACATTATTCCCAAGCAAATGTTTAAACGGCTTGATTTAGATATGCGTGTACTGGATATCCAATACGTCAGTTCCCATCAGGTGCTCAGAGAAAAACTCTCATCCGGTGAGCTGGACATTATTGCAACGTACTGGCAGGAGAGTGATGAAAGTCGTTTCTCAGCCAACTATATAACGCCAATCGGCGAAAACATCAGTGGCAGCCGCTGGTATATGAAAATGGACGTAGACAACACAGATCTCGCCTGCGCATTACAGCAGCAATTGCAGCAAGTCGCAAAAAATAACGGCTCAAGCTATTTTGATGAACTTGACTTGTACTGGCAATGTAATGAATTGCCTGTTTATTTTTTAGGAGAAACGGATGAGTCGTAA
- a CDS encoding S1/P1 nuclease codes for MLRASLKGLALSALLISTSAWSWGMNGHRVVGEIAQQHLTPASEKAVKALLAEDSLAEVSTWADEMRSSPEDFWKKQSGKWHYINIEDPSKMAQHDNHAVEHKHQVSHILDGINYSVSTLQNPKAIKEDKQFALKFLVHLVGDAHQPFHAGRSEDRGGNLIKVTFFKEETNLHSVFDTKLIEHQSLSYRELSDFILTRDKQKIAQMLNSRPADWLLESNQIAEKIYDSNETDISWGYIYRYTPVVKSRLLHGGIRLAGLLNQIFDKNSRPLDTALKAVK; via the coding sequence ATGTTACGAGCTTCTTTAAAGGGTTTAGCGTTGTCTGCACTGCTTATAAGCACCAGCGCCTGGTCCTGGGGTATGAATGGTCACAGAGTGGTTGGTGAGATAGCCCAACAACACCTAACCCCAGCATCCGAAAAAGCAGTAAAAGCCCTGTTAGCTGAAGATTCACTGGCCGAAGTGTCTACCTGGGCAGACGAAATGCGATCCAGCCCTGAAGACTTCTGGAAAAAACAATCTGGCAAATGGCACTACATCAATATCGAAGATCCCAGCAAAATGGCACAGCACGATAACCACGCTGTTGAACACAAACACCAGGTGTCACACATCCTGGATGGCATTAACTATTCAGTTTCTACATTACAAAACCCCAAAGCCATAAAAGAAGACAAGCAGTTTGCTTTAAAGTTCCTGGTTCATTTGGTCGGCGACGCACATCAACCATTTCACGCAGGCCGAAGCGAAGACCGCGGTGGTAATTTAATTAAGGTCACCTTCTTTAAAGAAGAGACTAACTTGCATTCCGTATTCGATACAAAACTCATTGAGCACCAGTCTTTATCCTATCGCGAGCTCAGTGACTTTATCCTTACCCGCGACAAACAGAAGATCGCACAAATGTTAAACAGCCGCCCTGCCGACTGGCTTTTGGAATCTAATCAAATAGCTGAAAAGATTTATGACAGCAATGAAACTGACATCAGTTGGGGGTATATTTACAGGTACACCCCTGTTGTTAAGTCTCGACTGCTTCATGGTGGGATTAGACTGGCAGGATTGCTAAACCAAATTTTTGACAAAAATTCAAGGCCGCTTGACACTGCTTTAAAAGCAGTAAAGTGA
- a CDS encoding GNAT family N-acetyltransferase — MSDIVTHTERLIIRRAQITDAEFIFELLNQPSFIDNIADKQIRTLADARKYIESAFLTPYDSRAPSPYIVTLNDGTAIGICGLYQRPYLAFPDLGYAFLDRYCAKGNAFEAADALLRFVHQCGKYKALGAITAPNNLASNKLLNKLNFVLVGTLELAPDMGPTNLYVNLLCD; from the coding sequence ATGTCTGATATCGTAACGCATACTGAACGATTAATTATCCGCAGAGCGCAAATCACAGACGCTGAGTTTATTTTCGAGTTGCTCAACCAACCAAGCTTCATAGACAATATTGCTGACAAGCAGATCCGAACTTTAGCCGACGCCCGAAAGTACATAGAAAGTGCTTTTCTCACGCCTTATGACTCACGCGCCCCGAGCCCCTATATTGTGACCCTGAATGACGGTACGGCCATTGGCATTTGTGGTCTGTATCAGCGTCCTTACCTGGCTTTTCCCGATTTGGGTTATGCGTTTTTGGACAGGTATTGCGCGAAAGGTAATGCCTTTGAAGCGGCAGACGCATTGCTCAGGTTTGTACACCAGTGTGGCAAGTATAAGGCGTTGGGAGCGATTACAGCCCCTAACAACCTGGCTAGTAATAAGTTGCTGAACAAGTTGAACTTTGTACTGGTCGGCACGCTTGAACTGGCGCCAGACATGGGGCCGACCAACTTATACGTCAATCTGCTTTGTGATTAG